Genomic DNA from Setaria italica strain Yugu1 chromosome V, Setaria_italica_v2.0, whole genome shotgun sequence:
gaatctattaagcctaattaatccatcattaacgaatggttactgtagtaccatattgtcaaatcatggactaattaagcttaatagattcgtctcacgaattacactccatctgtgcaattagttttataattagtctatgtttaatactcctaattagcattcaaatatccgatgcgacggatgttaaactttaacactatcaCTATGGAGCCAAACAGGCGTATTTATCCGGCCGAACCGAACGGGCCTTAAAGCTACTAAAGAAGGACGGCATGCCTACTTCGCTGGACTCACCAGAGAATTCTGTGGTTGGTGGGTGATGCAGCTCCCGGCACGGAGCTCAGCGGTGCCACCGGTGAATTCAGACCAGATATTTTATATTCGGGAGCTAGTTTGATCAGGAATTTGATATGGGAAAGCCATCTCTGGTGATCTATAAGCTGATTTCACTCAGAGAGTAGTACACGATCACGGATGGCTTGTCTCCAGATGGTATGTTTCCTTTTCGGCCCTTAGAAATTCTCGCGTCTCATAAGTCATAACTGATCTTTTTCAGATGCAACAAACTGAATGACGATGATGACTTTGGTCGTGCAGGGCGCCCAGTCGGCAAAGATTGCAGGGGCCGGGTCTGCAGGTGCTGCGTACCGGACAGGCGGAGTTTCTGAAATCTTCAGACAAGGTGGTAAAAGATTTCATCTCGGAGATTTCAGGAGAACCTGGAATCTTCTTCGCCAGCCACGAGGTAAGTTTTCAGACAAGACATCAGCACATTAACCCGAGTCTTTTCTTTAGAAAATTTGAAATCTTGAAACGAGGCAAAACTCTTCTGTTTCTAAAGTTGTCTAGATGAGACCCGGTCGGAAGCAAAAGCCAAACAGCAAAACCGTAAGTTTACAGCACTGGGACGGGATCACATCCAGCAATTACTCCCAAAACTCTTAGCTCACTGACAGATCAAACCTAAAACCGTTGAGAAGCAAAACAAGTTTTTAACAATGTCAAACAACTGGGGTACTGCAAAAAGCTTCTCCGCAGGTAACTACACTTGACCAGAAGGAGCTTAATCCAGCTTAACTTCCAATTCTTCTACTTGTAAGGTCGTCTTTGTATCAATCAAACTGTCCGAGCACCTCTTGGAATCCTTCAGGGATCTGGACCTGCAGAGGGTTCACAGCAGAGCAGTTTAATTATAGGATCACCAAGATAGGGATGGAAGGTTAGCACAAAATAAAGGCAACCACATGCACAACACAAAACTGGCTTTGCCctaaaaaaaacacaaaactGACTTTTTAAGTATACTGTCTAACTAGCGAGTTCAACTGATCAGTTAGTTCATACACAAAGAGGATGAGCACAATAATTCTGATTTGCTATTGAAGGTTGCGCCATTGGACTAAACCTAGTTGTCAAAGAAAGATTACCTCATTTCTTGTACAGATTTCCTAATCGTAACCCAGCAGTCAGCTTGTTCTTTTCATCATGATCAGTGGCAGACTTCCTGGCATCTTTGCGAAGCCTGCTCAAAATGTCCACAAGGTTTTGTCCATCATAATGAACGATTTCAACATCCCCAATCATCTCATATGTGAAGTTCTTGGCATTTTCAATCAGATCTACACAAAAATCAGAACAGCACATTAGAACAGCTACTGATTACTGACTAGCACATTATAACAGCTACTGACTAGCAAATGACAGATGAGGTTTCAAAATATTACCATCAATATCCTCCAAATGCCATTCATTGTATATGGCTTGTTTGATCAATTCAATTCTGAGAACTAACTCTTTTCTTGCAGCATCTGATTTCACTTTTCTGATTATGTGTTTCACCTTTCTCTTCTCTGATTTATACTCGTCTGCACTCACTAGAGAGAGAAGCATCTATTTAATATTACCGGAATGCAATATATTCTAATATTCAACAATGATTCAGTACGCGGAATGTAAATcagcaaaaagaagaaaaaaaaagtccgGAGGGCCATGCAACAAAAAAATTTAGAACCGACTACCCAATACAACCATATAAGTGTTCACAGTCTCACCAGAACAGCGACAATCATGCACAAGCACAAAGCACAGTTATTGACAATAGAGCAGAGAGGGACAGAGCAGAAAGTACAGTATCAAGCGCAGAAGCTAGGCTACAGATCTAAAACCATGAGCACTCACAACAAGATATGCAAATGACATGCTTTTCTGGTGTATCAGACTGCTGGTAGAACATGTAAAATTTGCAAGGCCGTATAGGTTACAGCTATAGAATCCAAGTCACATTAATCAGTACCTTGTTTCTTTTCGTCAAATTGAACATCAGAACTAGTCAAATGCATCTCCTCCAGCATCCCAATCAATTTATTCCTTTGAGCAAGGTATTTCTTTCTGTATCTGTTATCTCTCTCGTTTTGCAGGTTCGGTAGCTCCTTTTTAGCTTTGTTCACAAACGCGAGAGATAAGAGGTTTTGACCTCTTAATTCATCAGCAATAGCAGAATCATGGATATACGTGATCCAGGAGATCTTGTACATTGTTTTGAATAGGGTATTGGAAGCCTTCCATTCCTTGATGATCTCCTTTGAAATTGTTTTGAGCTGGGAAGCACAGAATAAAATTACAGGAAAACTATCAGACTAGATGAAGTAACAGCAGCAACCAGAAACACAATCAATCACTTATTGTGTCTCATTCACCGACTCGTCAAACTATTATGAAATTACCTCATTGAAGTTGTTGTCCCTGGTGACTCTAAGAAAGGTTAGAGCCTCATCCACTCTTTTTTCATCAACCTTAGACCCAAATTCTGCTAGCTTCACTTTGTAATTGATGCCGAGGATACCACACATTTTTTCCAGTTCTGTACCAAAAAATGTTAGAGGGGCTCGAGGATAAGAGGGTGGGGGCGGGGTAGGGTCGATAGACAAAGATACCTTGCCTTTTCCCCTCCAGTTCATCATGCTCAGTCTGAACACCTAACAGTTGGACATTGCTATTCTGTGTgacatcctcttcctcatcagtCAGCAATTCCACAGTATCTGGTACGAATCCCTCTTCGCTGATCTCTGGCACCGCCATTGCTTGTCCTGTAACATTTGAAGTCAAGATATTATTCCATCTTTTCATGTGATAGATTATTagggtaaaaagaaaatggaataaAAAGATAACTGTAGTGTTATTTTGTCAAATCAGATAAGCAAAAANNNNNNNNNNNNNNNNNNNNNNNNNNNNNNNNNNNNNNNNNNNNNNNNNNNNNNNNNNNNNNNNNNNNNNNNNNNNNNNNNNNNNNNNNNNNNNNNNNNNNNNNNNNNNNNNNNNNNNNNNNNNNNNNNNNNNNNNNNNNNNNNNNNNNNNNNNNNNNNNNNNNNNNNNNNNNNNNNNNNNNNNNNNNNNNNNNNNNNNNNNNNNNNNNNNNNNNNNNNNNNNNNNNNNNNNNNNNNNNNNNNNNNNNNNNNNNNNNNNNNNNNNNNNNNNNNNNNNNNNNNNNNNNNNNNNNNNNNNNNNNNNNNNNNNNNNNNNNNNNNNNNNNNNNNNNNNNNNNNNNNNNNNNNNNNNNNNNNNNNNNNNNNNNNNNNNNNNNNNNNNNNNNNNNNNNNNNNNNNNNNNNNNNNNNNNNNNNNNNNNNNNNNNNNNNNNNNNNNNNNNNNNNNNNNNNNNNNNNNNNNNNNNNNNNNNNNNNNNNNNNNNNNNNNNNNNNNNNNNNNNNNNNNNNNNNNNNNNNNNNNNNNNNNNNNNNNNNNNNNNNNNNNNNNNNNNNNNNNNNNNNNNNNNNNNNNNNNNNNNNNNNNNNNNNNNNNNNNNNNNNNNNNNNNNNNNNNNNNNNNNNNNNNNNNNNNNNNNNNNNNNNNNNNNNNNNNNNNNNNNNNNNNNNNNNNNNNNNNNNNNNNNNNNNNNNNNNNNNNNNNNNNNNNNNNNNNNNNNNNNNNNNNNNNNNNNNNNNNNNNNNNNNNNNNNNNNNNNNNNNNNNNNNNNNNNNNNNNNNNNNNNNNNNNNNNNNNNNNNNNNNNNNNNNNNNNNNNNNNNNNNNNNNNNNNNNNNNNNNNNNNNNNNNNNNNNNNNNNNNNNNNNNNNNNNNNNNNNNNNNNNNNNNNNNNNNNNNNNNNNNNNNNNNNNNNNNNNNNNNNNNNNNNNNNNNNNNNNNNNNNNNNNNNNNNNNNNNNNNNNNNNNNNNNNNNNNNNNNNNNNNNNNNNNNNNNNNNNNNNNNNNNNNNNNNNNNNNNNNNNNNNNNNNNNNNNNNNNNNNNNNNNNNNNNNCTTCAAATGTTACAGGAACAAGCAATGGCAGTGCCAGAGATCAGCGAAGAGGGATTCGTACCAGATACTGTGGAATTGCTGactgatgaggaagaggatgtcACACAGAATAGCAATGTCCAACTGTTAGGTGTTCAGACTGAGCATGATGAACTGGAAGGGAAAAAACAAGGTATCTTTGTCTATCGACCCcaccccgcccccaccccctaTCCTCGAGCTCCTCTAACATTTTTTGGTACAGAACTGAAAAAAATGTGTGGTATCCTCGGCATCAATTACAAAGTGAAGCTAGCAGAATTTGGGTCTAAGGTTGATGAAGAAAGAGTGGATGAGGCTCTGACCTTTCTTAGAGTCACCAGGGACAACAACTTCAATGAGGTAATTTCATAATAGTTTGACGAGTCAGTGAATGAGACACAATAAGTGATTGATTGTGTTTCTGGTTGCTGTTGTTACTTCATCCAGTCTGATAGTTTCCCTGTGATTTTATTCTATGCTTCACAGCTCAAAACAATTTCAAAGGAGATCATTAAAGAATGGAAGGCTTCCAATACCCCATTCAAAACAATGTACAAGATCTCCTGGATCACGTATATCCATGATTCTGCTACTGCTGATGAAGTAAGAGGTCAAAACCTTTTGTCTCTCGCGTTTGTGAACAAAGCTAAAAAGGAGCTAACGAACCTGCAAAAGGAGAGAGATATCAGATACAGAAAGAAAGGATAATGCTAAAGGATTCACAAAGTAGAAGCAGGTAGAAATATGAATAACTTTAAGAGAAATGGCTTTTGGAGATTCCATATGGAAATACAGGTGTCATGTGATTACGCTTGAGATTTCTTATCCCCCCCCCCAAACGAATAGCAGTTCCACCATTATCCGAATCAGCATTGCGCCAGAATCTATTCAACCAAGAAAGGCGCAAGTGCTAGCTGATCTGAAACGAAATCAAATAGTTCTTTCCATTTTCCCAACTATACAAGGTactctttcttctctcttgCTCCTCTTTAACAGTAGCAATGCCAACAATTAACTAGCAGAAAGGATGTGTCGGGCTAAATAAAGGATGAACTTTGGAAATACCACTACCAGCCAACTAGGTAGAACTTACAGGCTTTCCGGATACTACATGTTTCACCCTATCTTTGGTAAAAGAGCTTCACATGCTTAAATACCAATCACATAATACCCTTATCCATGTGTTCTTTCCTGCAAATCCTACACATTTATCAATATAATCACGCCACCATACACTAATCTTCAGGGACAGGTAAACTGCGCTGAGCAAGGTTTCGGACATATTGGTGACAGTGAAATCTTCACGGCCATCTTTCGTCTACTGTAAACGCAAGCAAACAGCCATGCTAAACGGCCACTTTGTTGCTACAGACAAGTAAATAATTGGTTGCTAATGGTGGCAGCTACAAGATCGACCTGAGCGTGAAGGCAGCCAACGATGGGGCTGGTTCCCAAGAGATTACCAGAGAAGCTCCCTGCCAAACTAGGACTTAGGTACTTGTAATTTACATATGAGCATAGTACTCCCACTTTTCCCTTCTATTTCTCAAACAGATATGTAGTACATGAAAACTCCAGGTTCGTCAAGAAACAGTTTTATAACTCTACTAAAACCTGCTCTACTAACAAACAACATACAGAAATTATCACTGGTGCTAAGCCACCGCACGATGGCTTCCTTACTGATTTCTATATAATATCGTACAGCATTGTTAAACACAGTGGTTGGACACATAGCATTATTCTCGCAGGAACATAACCCCAGATTAACAATCCTCAAAACCATATAAAACCACAATCGGCCCATTTCTGGTAATTTAGAACCTGGAGTTCTGGACAGAGCAAATTACTTTCACTAAAAAAACAGAGCAAATTACTGAGTCACAAAACTTTGAAAACTAGATTCTGCTCATGGTAGAAAAAATCCATCAAAATTTGGGGCAGAACTTTTCTGCCTATGGAGATTGTCTAGCGCAAAGGTTTCAGGAGGTCAAGACGGTGCTAGAAGGACCATCCATGGCCCTAGTCCGCCTAGGAGCTTGATACCAGTTTCCATTGCGGCAGTCGGCTGGACTAGATCAGACCATTGCGAACGCAGCTTCACAGCAGAAGGTTATGCGCACTAGCTAGCGCTAACTATCTGAGATTCCCCTAATCTAGGCAGAGAGGGTGGCGAACGGGTTCTGTGAACTCACCGAGACGGGGACTGAGTAGAAGGTGCCGGGCTGGTGACTGCGAACtcggcggcttcggcttcgcgCCCCGGGTTCCCAACGGTCAGGAGCTGTTCGATCTGCAATAGGGGACGTCATGGCAGGAAACGGTGGGTTGAACATGATAGAGAATAAGGCCGGAGGCTCACCGGGGAGGATATGAGAGTCGGCGGGAGTGGTCCTCGCCGGCTTTCTCCCAATTCCGTCcctgagggggggggggggggggggggggggggggatggttCATCCAAAGCGGGTGCATTAAGAGGGAGAATTGGGCCAACCCGATTGGCCTATGGgtcctaggccgattggcctaccCTCTTTTATGCTCCTCCGGTGCTCATCTTTCTCGCGTAGACTCACGTGTGCTGTCCAAAGTGAAGGTCCAAATCAAGCCCCCACAAAGCGCCGCTTAATGTAAAATTTCTTGCCATTTTGCAATGGGGGGCACGGGTATCATTTCTACGAATATGGAGTTATTTCAGGGGGCCCGTGGCCGCGTAGCNNNNNNNNNNNNNNNNNNNNNNNNNNNNNNNNNNNNNNNNNNNNNNNNNNNNNNNNNNNNNNNNNNNNNNNNNNNNNNNNNNNNNNNNNNNNNNNNNNNNTAGAGCCCAACCACTCAACTTTCATGACATGTCTTGAGGGGATGTTTCGCAGATGCGAGGAGCGCCGTTGGTGTAGAGTGCGAGCGATATGTATGGGTGTAGATTGCAACACTTTTTTATACGTTATACGTGAAATGTAGCTCTTCcgattcaaataaaaaaaaatgctgtCGTCAAGGAGGCTAGGAAGAGGTAAATCGATCCGCAGTATGAGTGGCGGCGTCGGCATCGTGACCATCTTCGCTCTCCTGGAGTCACGgacgaaagaaaaaaaaacatagcagAAACGCGTAaacccctccctctcttttatCATAAAAaaccaataaaaaaaaaaaaaaaaacaataacaCCACACAACGGGGAGGGCGGGGGCGGGTCAGGGCATCAACAACATGTTCAGAGCCAATGGAAGCTTGAGAGATGCAGTGTGTCCTTACCAGGCGTCGGGCGCGACGGCGCGCGCCGACGTCGAGGACGAAGGGGAAGCAGGACCCGCTTGCTTGATGCCGACATTCTCCTTGGATTTCCTTGTTGCCAACCCGCTTGCTTGTTGGCGAAGAGGAATACTGCGGTGAGGAGGAAGACGGGGATCAGGGGTTGTAGCGGCAGAGATTGGTGTGGATAAGGTGCGGGCGTGCGGCCCGGTGCGCTCGGGGTCGTCCGGTCCGGTCCGGTGCACGGTCTAGCTGGCTCGACGTCGTTTTCTTCGCGTGGGGTCCAGGCGCCTACGTGGTGTGGGCGAGGTGCCTTGCGCGTCCCGTTTTCCTTTCGTGCGGAGGAAGAAGCTGTGCCTGCGGGCCTTTGGTTGCTGTTGTTGTGCCGTGTACCCGTCTGTGTTGCGGCAggggagaaagagaaaggagGAGACGGGCTGGGCTTTGACCGGTTGCTGCTGGGCCTGGGCTACACACACAGCTAGGCTTGGAAAACAAAGAATCGAAAGAAGCCGCGATGGGCTGACAAGTGTGCTTTGGGTCAGATTGCATATTCTtcgttcaattttttttttgcatattcaTACCTAATAACAAACTTATGGGAGATTATGTTGTTCGTTATCATTCACCTTTTTGTAGCCAATAACAAACTGACACGTCATTGATTACCCTATGAAACAGAAACCACAATAGAACATATAACTAAATCTTTCAGACAGACCAAAAACCGAATGAAACAGCCCCTGTCTACTTCTTGTTTGTATTATACACAAGAACAAAACTGCTTATGCCGAACAGTGAAGTATTATGCATATTCAACGAGATGCTTCAATTCATTGGTGGTCGGTAGGATGGGAAACCGGCATTTAGAAATAGCATTTttcatctactccctccattccaaattacaagtcattccaagaatcttggagagtcaaaccatctcaagtttaaccaaaattatagagaaaattataaagatttatgacatcaaataggtatactatgaaaatataattgatgaatctaatgatacttagttgacatcataaatgttattatattatcatataaatttgatcaaacttgataTAATTTCACTCTCcgagattcttggaatgacttataatttgggatggagggagtatataagaTCTATGTAGCCGTGCTGTTACAAGCATTCAAATTACCCTTACTGGATATTGTAGACAATTAGCCTCAACCTTAATGGCATTAGCTTGCGTTGAGAAAAGTAAATTCAGTACACTCATGCTGGACATGTTTGTCAAACATGTAGTCACATGCTCTTCTATTCCAATATGTACCTATTGCTCCTCCGGACCTCCGTCCAGAAACATGTCAATTTTTCTTATAATATAATATCAATTTCTACAGTATCAATATCATCTCAAAAGGTTTTGAGTTAAAATATACTGAAGCAAATTTTATACACTAAATGTGCTTATAATTTAACtaattattggtcaaaatttGTAAAATTTGACTTTCCTAGTAAAAATGGACCTATCATttctggatggagggagtactatgcTATCTCGGTATCGCCAATATCCTTCTGCCATGCTATTTAAATATGTACAGTCATGTAGATATTTGCATATCTTTCATGGGCTGGGGTCTgcaaaacaaaggaatttgCATACATGACTATTCAATAGAAAAAATTGTCCTGTTGTAAACCAGTCTGGATCTTCATGAAAATAGGTACATCAATATTGCTTCTTATATCACCATTTTATTTCTGATTTTTTGAACCACTACAGATGCAAACTTTCAGTGGTTTACATGGGGCAACACAAACTGCAGCCAAAGATGAAAGACTCCAGTTAACTCTAAGCTGCAAGAAAGATGTGGAAATATGTTGAACAAATCTTGAATGCATTTAAAGTCAAATATTCAGAGAATGACACTAAAACAGAAAACGCCTTTGTGCAGGAAcatataaaaaagataaatgcAGAATCAGGGTGCTGCGGCTTGTGCAAATAACACAAAGAGAGAGTTACACCGACTCTCATTTTGTTGTTAAAAAATGCAGGATAGTCCATGTGGCTTCACTGAGCTGATCTCGGGAGGCAATATACACAGTGAGGTATGTTTATACTGAGTACTGACAACCTGTTCTACAAAATTCTGCTGAGAAGACTGATAGGATATACTAAGACTAATACATGAAATTAACAAAATGTATTCTACAGAATTCAATGTATATTACTTCCAGTAGAATTGAAGATATTGGAGCTTCATCCGTCCCTCCCTCATTTTTATAAATATACAGAAGGTAAGACGTCAGCATGAAGGCTAAAGAATTGATCATTGATGCCGAAGAAGATCGTCCACAATATAGCTGCAACCCATGGGACAAAAAAACATTTTCGATGAAATGAACCTTGAAGAAGTGACTGCGTTTACAAAAGCTAATGTTGTTTTTTAATGTATGTGTGTTTTCTTATCCCCTGTAAATGATTCACTTAATTACAAGCATAAAGAGAAACAATTAAGTAGCAAAAAACACAAAGAAGCTGAAACAACATTACCTGAGAGGTAGACAAGTTTGACAGCAAAATCTGGATGATTGTGAAGGATAATTGATAACAATATTACTTTATGGCTTCAAAATCATTTCCACTTGGAAGTCTGAATATTCAGAGAACTATAACCTGAAAAAGACTGAGGCATCATATTCCTTTTTCAGTTAAATATCTGAAAATTTAATTAACTAACACGATGATTTCAGAGGCATCATATTCAGGAGGGATTTCAGAGATTCTATAATATTATGCCGGAATTCACAACGCATGTGAATTAAATGTTTAATCATTCAGTGCTAAACTTTATGGAACTAAATATTCGTAATTCAGAGAATCAATGATttatgatgttgatgatgacTGAAGCATCTAAAAAGTGCAAGATCTGAATATCAGACAAATAGACTCAAGTTCattgagcaaaaaaaaaacatttgaatACAGGAGGATTTCTACTGAGAATAATTGCAACATTTTCTGTTTCTCACCTTTCTTTATTTCCAAATGATGCAACTGATAATTGCCGGGCGATCATGGCCTTAAAGGCCCGAAGGACTAGGAATCTAGGACACGTCTAACTCCCCTAACAGACTGAAAAAACGAAGACTAAGCTAAACTGAACACTAGGAATCAAAAACAAACTCTGGCTGAACTGAAAACGATAGATTTTAACTTAAACCTCCAAATATTATATTTAGTGCAAAAACTAACAGACAACAAGAAGCTAAATAATACTATACAGTGAAACAATTGAGAAAATTGAATATTGAATACATAGACTGGACACTGTGGATGAATATTCGTACTTCTAAATATATTCAGTATACTGAAACACTATTCAGATAACTGAAAATTAACAAGTATCCATACACTGAAACAATGTCTTCAAATTTCAATAATGGTTTTCGTACGATGAACTTGCTCCTTCTCAATTTCTCTCCCTATCGTTCCGTGCCTAAGTAATGTCATATGTACTATGATGCTTTCTGTTCTGCCATACTGTAAGGATCAAGCAAGCTGAAATTTTTAGCACTGCACCCCTTTTGTGTAAGAACACAGTAG
This window encodes:
- the LOC101782582 gene encoding uncharacterized protein LOC101782582, whose protein sequence is MSASSKRVLLPLRPRRRRAPSRPTPGTELGESRRGPLPPTLISSPIEQLLTVGNPGREAEAAEFAVTSPAPSTQSPSRYRKKYLAQRNKLIGMLEEMHLTSSDVQFDEKKQVSADEYKSEKRKVKHIIRKVKSDAARKELVLRIELIKQAIYNEWHLEDIDDLIENAKNFTYEMIGDVEIVHYDGQNLVDILSRLRKDARKSATDHDEKNKLTAGLRLGNLYKK